Proteins encoded within one genomic window of Candidatus Eremiobacterota bacterium:
- a CDS encoding ankyrin repeat domain-containing protein has translation MLCSKCKASLDVKPSLPYVECSSCGALTARAHPLPKPDKVQVSLTPEELRLVIDYRSPWSGGILIALLISGVIIFTYMFFNDPETKGMGAHLSDFMREEPLLFLLPMLSSLVMPLAIFYFALTRMVNRNVITVTATLLTRATTPLLGLDRPMRAAPGDIESLEAEHVKNYGYRARAVTVQGRSLTLWPTDTNPLMVIYLVERVREYLDYLKDREGSPFYEEYSQALDNGDCGKILAMLDKNPRLAGIRSAGGKLALTVAASGGHRALAKIALDLGADVNGREWRSLRTALHFACHRGDGELVDLLLAHRAEVNCIDNEMATALHLALAGTHRKIAEKLTSRGAQDIIAYTTKDPGFPFARLAPLLALPILFTIIFTLQMNSVHMAANRGDLKKVRAYIDANPGLLNEPSAKLLETPLHEAAGMGRLEVVKYLVEKGADCSLKDSSGHTALEKAIDRGHNDVALFLIEHAGSGKKGMEGTLLHHAAWNGNIEMARLLLEKGTEVNGRDKAGKTALHYAISADYLDVAKLLIEKGADVNSLSAGKENGAKTPLHSARSDKAVRILVRKDADVNAKDNEGKTPLHYAAEGHGSAVEELIAGGAEVNARDSLGKTPLYYARNYRYSKKFITEHGGKE, from the coding sequence GTGCTGTGCTCGAAATGCAAGGCCTCACTCGACGTGAAGCCCTCGCTTCCCTACGTTGAATGTTCCTCATGCGGCGCCCTGACAGCCCGTGCCCATCCTCTCCCGAAACCAGACAAGGTCCAGGTGTCCCTCACTCCCGAAGAGCTGAGACTGGTTATCGACTACAGGAGCCCCTGGAGCGGCGGAATATTGATTGCCTTGCTCATTTCAGGGGTAATCATTTTTACCTATATGTTCTTCAATGATCCCGAGACGAAGGGAATGGGAGCCCACCTCAGCGATTTCATGAGGGAGGAGCCTCTCCTCTTCCTGCTCCCCATGCTCTCATCCCTTGTCATGCCGCTTGCCATCTTCTATTTTGCCCTTACCCGCATGGTGAACAGGAATGTCATCACCGTCACCGCCACTCTCCTTACCCGCGCCACCACGCCTCTTCTCGGCCTGGACCGCCCCATGAGAGCAGCCCCTGGCGACATAGAAAGCCTTGAAGCGGAACATGTAAAGAATTACGGCTACCGCGCCAGGGCAGTCACCGTGCAAGGCAGGTCGCTCACTCTCTGGCCCACTGACACCAATCCCCTCATGGTCATCTACCTTGTGGAGAGAGTCCGGGAGTATCTCGATTATCTCAAGGACCGGGAGGGCAGCCCTTTCTATGAGGAATACTCCCAGGCCCTCGACAATGGCGACTGCGGTAAAATCCTTGCCATGCTCGACAAAAACCCCAGACTGGCAGGCATCCGCTCGGCAGGCGGGAAGCTTGCCCTCACGGTGGCCGCCTCGGGGGGGCACAGGGCCCTGGCGAAAATCGCCCTGGACCTTGGAGCCGATGTGAACGGCAGGGAGTGGAGAAGCCTCAGGACTGCCCTCCATTTCGCCTGCCACAGAGGTGACGGTGAGCTTGTGGACCTCCTGCTGGCTCACAGGGCGGAAGTGAACTGCATTGACAATGAGATGGCCACCGCGCTCCACCTGGCCCTGGCGGGCACTCACCGAAAGATTGCGGAAAAGCTCACCTCCCGCGGCGCCCAGGATATAATCGCTTACACTACCAAAGATCCAGGTTTTCCCTTTGCCAGACTGGCACCCTTGCTTGCCCTGCCGATCCTTTTCACTATAATCTTCACGCTTCAGATGAACAGCGTCCACATGGCGGCCAACAGGGGCGACCTGAAGAAAGTCCGGGCATATATCGATGCCAATCCCGGCCTCCTGAACGAGCCTTCCGCCAAGCTCCTCGAGACGCCGCTCCACGAGGCGGCAGGAATGGGCCGCCTGGAGGTGGTGAAATACCTCGTGGAAAAAGGAGCCGACTGCTCTCTGAAAGACAGTTCGGGCCATACCGCACTTGAGAAAGCGATCGACCGGGGCCACAACGATGTGGCGCTGTTCCTCATAGAGCATGCCGGCAGCGGGAAGAAAGGCATGGAAGGAACTCTGCTCCATCATGCCGCGTGGAACGGCAATATCGAGATGGCAAGGCTCCTGCTGGAAAAGGGCACCGAGGTCAACGGGCGTGACAAGGCAGGAAAGACTGCTCTTCATTATGCGATAAGCGCCGATTACCTGGACGTGGCGAAGCTGCTCATTGAAAAAGGCGCCGACGTCAACAGCCTCTCAGCAGGCAAAGAAAACGGAGCCAAGACTCCCCTTCATTCAGCCCGGAGCGACAAGGCAGTGAGGATACTGGTGAGAAAAGACGCCGATGTCAATGCAAAGGACAATGAAGGGAAGACGCCCCTGCACTATGCGGCGGAAGGTCACGGGAGCGCCGTCGAGGAGCTCATAGCGGGCGGCGCCGAGGTGAATGCAAGAGACAGTCTTGGAAAAACACCCCTTTACTATGCCAGGAATTACCGCTACTCCAAAAAATTCATCACCGAGCATGGCGGCAAGGAGTGA
- a CDS encoding amidohydrolase produces the protein MFKKIIIILLTLFFGAACAVRSADHPRAGILLQNGAIYTMDTSRSWADSVAVLGGKILYAGTRKGAGEYIGPATKVIDLKGAMVLPGFCDSHIHPIFGGIETSQCALFDLSTREEVFKAVKHYAESHREKSWILGSGWASFIFPGANPTKEELDRLVPDRPAFISSADGHSSWANSKALAMAGITKGTADPPGGRIERRAGTGEPSGTLRESASDLVEKLIPPATPGERLEALMTFLRKAGALGITSLVEANADKDELETYLELEKRGELTVRVTASLHVDPEKGAAQIPALMARRDRYRGPRVEAGMAKLFVDGVLETKTAALLEPYLQSGVDRGKLLIEPGPLNELVVLLDREGFQVHVHAIGDRGVRAALDAFQEALMKNGNGDRRHHIAHLELIDPADIPRFRRLGAVANCQPFWAFPDKYITELTEPIIGPARSRYLYPFGSIAKTGAILAAGSDWPVSTMNPLEAIQVAVTRKPPEEPGKPPLNADERLSLDEALAAYTIHGAYLRHHEKDTGSLEAGKAADLVVLERNLFETKPEELRKVKVLMTMLEGKWIFCDEAMKKAAEGNSL, from the coding sequence GTGTTCAAAAAAATCATCATCATTCTTCTGACTCTCTTCTTCGGTGCTGCATGCGCCGTCAGGAGCGCTGATCACCCCAGAGCCGGCATTCTCCTCCAGAATGGCGCAATCTACACGATGGATACCTCAAGGAGCTGGGCAGACTCGGTGGCGGTTCTTGGAGGAAAGATTCTTTACGCGGGCACTCGAAAGGGGGCCGGGGAATATATAGGTCCCGCGACAAAAGTCATCGATCTCAAGGGCGCCATGGTTCTCCCGGGGTTCTGCGACAGCCACATTCACCCCATTTTCGGCGGGATCGAGACTTCTCAATGTGCCCTTTTCGACCTGTCCACCAGGGAGGAAGTATTCAAGGCCGTGAAGCATTATGCTGAGAGCCACAGGGAGAAGAGCTGGATTCTGGGAAGCGGCTGGGCTTCCTTCATTTTTCCCGGGGCCAATCCCACGAAGGAGGAGCTTGACAGGCTCGTGCCTGACAGGCCTGCGTTCATCTCTTCTGCAGACGGCCACTCCTCGTGGGCGAACTCGAAAGCCCTCGCGATGGCAGGCATCACGAAGGGGACAGCCGATCCTCCGGGGGGGCGCATTGAGCGCCGCGCCGGAACGGGCGAGCCCTCAGGGACACTCCGTGAGAGTGCCTCAGATCTTGTGGAAAAGCTTATCCCTCCCGCGACGCCCGGCGAGAGGCTCGAGGCATTGATGACCTTTCTCCGGAAGGCCGGCGCCCTCGGCATCACTTCCCTGGTGGAGGCAAATGCCGACAAGGATGAGCTTGAGACGTACCTTGAGCTTGAGAAGAGAGGCGAGCTCACTGTGAGGGTTACTGCTTCACTCCATGTCGATCCAGAAAAGGGAGCCGCGCAGATTCCGGCTCTCATGGCGAGGCGGGACCGCTACCGTGGGCCGCGTGTTGAAGCCGGCATGGCGAAGCTCTTTGTTGACGGCGTCCTGGAGACTAAAACCGCCGCTCTGCTGGAGCCATATCTGCAAAGCGGCGTTGACAGGGGGAAGCTTCTTATCGAGCCGGGGCCTTTGAATGAGCTGGTGGTGCTCCTTGACCGTGAGGGCTTCCAGGTTCATGTCCATGCCATAGGCGACAGGGGGGTGAGGGCAGCGCTTGACGCGTTTCAGGAGGCTCTCATGAAAAACGGCAACGGTGACCGGCGCCACCACATTGCCCACCTGGAGCTCATCGATCCTGCTGATATCCCGCGTTTCCGCCGCCTGGGCGCCGTGGCGAACTGCCAGCCATTCTGGGCTTTCCCCGACAAATACATTACCGAGCTGACCGAGCCAATCATCGGCCCTGCACGATCCCGGTACCTCTATCCCTTCGGGAGCATTGCAAAGACAGGCGCCATCCTGGCTGCAGGAAGCGACTGGCCTGTGAGCACCATGAATCCCCTTGAGGCAATCCAGGTCGCCGTCACAAGGAAGCCCCCAGAAGAGCCAGGCAAGCCTCCATTGAATGCCGATGAGCGCCTCAGCCTTGATGAAGCCCTCGCGGCTTATACAATCCACGGCGCGTACCTTCGCCATCATGAGAAGGACACCGGATCCCTCGAGGCTGGCAAGGCGGCAGACCTGGTGGTGCTGGAAAGGAACCTTTTCGAGACGAAGCCTGAAGAGCTCAGGAAGGTGAAAGTCCTGATGACGATGCTTGAAGGGAAGTGGATTTTCTGCGATGAAGCGATGAAAAAAGCCGCAGAAGGGAATTCCCTTTAA
- a CDS encoding PBP1A family penicillin-binding protein, with translation MAQKTVKKKGGLFIKVLLVAFFTVILLACLTIGAIMAVVSKYSKDLPDVQKLTRFEPSESSQIFSLEGSLIGVLYKENRIWVSIKDIPQKMQEALIATEDARFYQHKGVDPVGITRAVYQNLKGGDISQGASTITQQLARNIFLSPERSIKRKIQEILLSLQIERSFSKKEILEYYLNQIYFGSGAYGIEAAAQTYFGRHARDLSLPECALIAGLPAAPSLFSPLVDEKAALERQDIVLKRMAICGFITGDEEKKARETKLDFAPKKSEFQMIKYPYFTTFALHELSQRYDDNTLYRGGLKIYTTLDLSMQKAAAAAIAEGLKRADKQHMNATNAALVAVDPATGSIRAMVGGSGYTEKNQFNRAWQARRLPGSAFKVFVYSEAIEEGYTPETVVEDTPVTYTIPGSTRWSPKNSDRRFYGPLTFLDSIKWSRNVCAVKVINTVGPGKVIDLAKKMGITDPLQPNLSLALGSSEVNVLDMASAYGVLAAGGKRSKPTAIRLITNSKGKVIEDNRKPKKEEVLSEMTAFTVTGMLEEVIKSGTGTAAQIGRPAAGKTGTTDDYRDAWFAGYVPQLSCAVWTGNDDSSEMNRVFGGTHAAGIWAAFMKKVLKGRPARNFGANDEDEIGVMICSDTGLRATGKCTDIRKDFFAPGKVPAKFCTVHGIRKLGDTGKKTPSPTPSASPAPTIDERLQFHDESPGPEESGTPGKNTPERATQGVPTLEPGTDGSPPAEIELPTEFEETPAPGEGEEGTVNPAPPTPDEGKKTPGKVEL, from the coding sequence ATGGCTCAAAAAACGGTAAAGAAAAAGGGCGGCCTCTTTATCAAGGTGCTCCTCGTTGCATTCTTTACCGTCATCCTCCTTGCCTGCCTCACCATCGGCGCCATTATGGCCGTAGTATCCAAGTACTCCAAGGATCTCCCCGACGTGCAGAAGCTCACCCGCTTCGAGCCGAGCGAGAGCTCGCAGATATTCTCTTTGGAAGGCTCGCTGATAGGCGTGCTATACAAGGAGAACCGCATCTGGGTCTCCATAAAGGATATTCCCCAGAAGATGCAGGAGGCCCTCATCGCCACAGAGGACGCCCGTTTTTACCAGCATAAGGGTGTCGATCCCGTGGGGATCACAAGGGCCGTCTACCAGAACCTCAAGGGCGGCGACATCTCGCAGGGCGCAAGCACCATTACGCAGCAGCTTGCAAGGAATATCTTTCTGAGCCCCGAGAGGAGCATAAAGAGGAAAATCCAGGAGATACTCCTCTCCCTCCAGATTGAGCGGAGCTTTTCCAAAAAAGAGATCCTGGAGTATTACCTGAACCAGATTTATTTCGGCTCCGGTGCCTACGGCATTGAGGCAGCGGCCCAGACTTACTTCGGCAGGCACGCCAGGGATCTCTCGCTTCCCGAGTGCGCCCTGATAGCAGGCCTTCCTGCGGCGCCGAGCCTCTTCTCCCCTCTTGTTGATGAAAAAGCGGCCCTGGAACGCCAGGACATCGTGCTGAAAAGAATGGCCATCTGCGGCTTCATTACCGGCGATGAGGAAAAGAAGGCAAGGGAGACAAAGCTCGACTTTGCGCCGAAAAAATCGGAATTCCAGATGATAAAGTACCCCTATTTCACTACGTTCGCCCTCCATGAGCTCTCTCAGAGATATGACGACAACACCCTTTACCGCGGCGGTCTCAAAATATACACCACCCTTGACCTCTCCATGCAGAAGGCTGCCGCAGCAGCCATCGCCGAGGGCCTGAAGAGGGCTGATAAGCAGCACATGAACGCCACAAACGCGGCGCTTGTGGCCGTAGACCCTGCCACTGGCTCCATCAGGGCAATGGTGGGTGGAAGCGGCTATACAGAGAAGAACCAGTTCAACAGGGCCTGGCAGGCCCGCCGTCTCCCGGGCTCAGCCTTCAAAGTCTTTGTTTACAGCGAGGCTATTGAAGAGGGATATACTCCCGAGACAGTCGTTGAAGACACGCCCGTCACTTACACCATCCCGGGAAGCACCCGGTGGAGCCCCAAGAACTCCGACAGGAGATTCTACGGGCCCCTTACGTTTCTCGACTCCATCAAGTGGTCCCGGAACGTCTGCGCCGTAAAGGTCATCAATACCGTGGGCCCGGGAAAGGTTATCGATCTTGCAAAGAAGATGGGAATCACCGATCCGCTTCAGCCCAATCTCTCCCTTGCCCTGGGATCGAGCGAGGTCAATGTGCTGGACATGGCATCAGCATACGGCGTCCTCGCAGCAGGGGGAAAGCGCTCAAAGCCCACCGCAATACGCCTCATTACCAACTCCAAGGGAAAGGTCATTGAAGACAACCGGAAACCGAAAAAAGAGGAAGTCCTGTCGGAAATGACAGCTTTTACAGTAACAGGGATGCTTGAGGAGGTCATCAAGAGCGGGACAGGGACAGCGGCACAGATCGGGCGCCCTGCGGCAGGCAAAACCGGCACTACCGACGATTACAGGGATGCCTGGTTCGCGGGCTATGTGCCGCAGCTTTCCTGCGCCGTATGGACAGGAAATGACGACTCCAGCGAAATGAACCGCGTCTTCGGGGGAACCCATGCCGCCGGCATATGGGCCGCCTTCATGAAGAAAGTCCTCAAGGGCAGACCCGCCAGGAATTTCGGTGCCAATGATGAGGACGAGATCGGCGTCATGATATGCAGCGACACTGGCCTTCGAGCTACAGGGAAGTGCACCGACATCAGGAAGGACTTCTTTGCGCCCGGCAAGGTACCTGCAAAATTCTGCACCGTTCATGGCATCAGGAAACTCGGGGACACGGGGAAGAAGACACCCAGCCCGACTCCGTCGGCTAGCCCTGCACCCACCATTGACGAGAGGCTGCAGTTCCACGACGAAAGCCCGGGGCCTGAAGAGAGCGGCACACCGGGAAAGAATACACCGGAGCGTGCCACCCAGGGCGTCCCGACGCTTGAGCCAGGCACCGACGGCTCACCGCCTGCTGAGATAGAGCTGCCCACCGAGTTTGAAGAGACTCCCGCGCCGGGGGAAGGCGAAGAGGGAACCGTAAATCCTGCGCCGCCGACGCCTGACGAAGGCAAGAAAACGCCGGGCAAAGTTGAGCTCTAG
- a CDS encoding radical SAM protein — protein MHFTFHLTTGCTMRCDYCYSPPLARLDMTEETARQAMEFAVTTQPKHSGIVFYGGEPLLRKDIIRLVVALAKDAEEKHGHRFHFKLTTNGILLDEEFLEFAGCENIAVSLSMDGDARSHDCHRKTADGRGTFSIVDEKASMLLKWQPYTHAMMVVTPATLDYFHDSVKFLLEKGFRYILLSLDYRGVWTDNDLRRLRKQYGLLAKLYERLTLEEHKFYFGPFDVKIAGHIHGAGALCERCHGGVKQVSVAPDGGLYPCVAFVQDCVSTEEFRIGDVRRGFDDGKRTALFQRAHAAKESCRGCAIEERCHSRCGCINWQSAGDIAMVSPVLCETERIVIPVADRLARRLYRKKAPMFIQKHYNPAYPVISLLEDLQGL, from the coding sequence ATGCACTTCACCTTTCACCTCACGACAGGATGCACGATGCGGTGCGATTACTGTTACTCCCCGCCGCTCGCGCGTCTTGATATGACAGAGGAGACTGCCCGGCAGGCCATGGAGTTCGCCGTAACCACCCAGCCGAAGCATTCAGGGATTGTATTTTACGGCGGCGAGCCTCTTCTCAGGAAGGATATAATCAGGCTTGTCGTGGCGCTTGCAAAGGACGCAGAGGAAAAGCACGGCCACCGCTTCCACTTCAAGCTCACCACCAACGGGATCCTTCTTGACGAGGAGTTTCTCGAGTTTGCCGGGTGCGAGAACATCGCAGTCTCCCTCAGCATGGACGGCGATGCAAGGTCCCATGACTGCCACAGAAAGACTGCCGATGGCAGGGGCACTTTCAGCATTGTCGATGAAAAGGCCTCGATGCTTCTCAAGTGGCAGCCCTATACCCATGCAATGATGGTCGTCACGCCGGCGACGCTGGATTATTTCCATGACTCGGTGAAATTCCTTCTTGAGAAGGGCTTCAGGTATATTCTCCTCTCCCTTGATTACCGCGGAGTGTGGACCGACAATGATCTGCGGCGGCTGAGAAAGCAGTATGGCCTCCTGGCGAAGCTCTATGAGAGATTGACTCTCGAGGAGCACAAGTTCTATTTCGGCCCTTTTGATGTGAAGATTGCAGGCCATATCCATGGGGCGGGAGCCCTCTGCGAGCGCTGCCATGGAGGCGTGAAACAGGTGTCAGTGGCCCCGGACGGGGGCCTGTACCCCTGTGTCGCCTTTGTGCAGGACTGCGTGAGCACAGAGGAATTCAGGATCGGAGACGTGAGAAGGGGCTTTGATGACGGTAAGCGCACAGCCCTTTTTCAGAGGGCTCATGCTGCCAAGGAGTCCTGCCGGGGCTGCGCCATCGAGGAAAGATGCCACAGCCGCTGCGGCTGCATCAACTGGCAGTCTGCCGGCGATATTGCCATGGTCTCGCCGGTGCTCTGCGAGACGGAGCGTATCGTCATCCCCGTCGCAGACAGGCTGGCCCGCCGCCTTTACCGGAAAAAGGCCCCCATGTTCATCCAGAAGCATTACAATCCCGCCTACCCTGTCATATCCCTCCTCGAGGACCTCCAGGGCCTTTAG
- a CDS encoding thermonuclease family protein gives MRKTALCVLLFALLLTSWAGAQDFSTKVISITDGNDILVGEGTLKLNCIDCPDLDQPFGPQAKTYLEQLIQGKNVDVEVVWVDHSNRKVSKISLDGKDVGTAIASAGLAWYDGKLEQDSEIAQAADLAKAQKIGLWTQPNPVAPWDFRTQQRGIQPNTSGAPTGASNGSYGFNPLQNNGDAGTSWDTGTTVLSTEPVYGNYGYGYGTGASPYYNRTFCNYCNEYHRNNSSEACGAVRRR, from the coding sequence ATGAGAAAGACGGCCTTATGTGTTCTGCTTTTTGCCCTTCTCCTCACCTCATGGGCAGGCGCCCAGGACTTCTCCACCAAGGTGATCTCCATCACTGACGGCAATGATATCCTGGTCGGCGAAGGCACCCTGAAGCTCAACTGCATTGACTGCCCCGATCTTGACCAGCCTTTCGGTCCCCAGGCCAAGACATACCTGGAGCAGCTCATCCAGGGAAAAAACGTTGACGTGGAGGTAGTCTGGGTCGATCACAGCAACAGGAAAGTCTCAAAGATCTCCCTCGACGGGAAAGACGTGGGCACTGCCATCGCTTCAGCAGGGCTTGCCTGGTATGACGGCAAGCTCGAGCAGGACTCGGAGATTGCCCAGGCTGCAGATCTGGCAAAAGCGCAGAAAATCGGCCTCTGGACCCAGCCCAATCCTGTCGCTCCCTGGGATTTCAGGACCCAGCAGCGGGGTATTCAGCCCAACACATCGGGAGCGCCGACGGGAGCCAGCAACGGGAGCTACGGCTTCAATCCCCTCCAGAACAACGGCGATGCGGGAACCTCCTGGGATACCGGTACCACAGTCCTCAGCACGGAGCCTGTATACGGCAATTACGGGTACGGGTATGGCACCGGGGCAAGCCCTTATTACAACAGGACATTCTGCAACTACTGCAATGAATATCACAGGAACAACTCAAGCGAGGCCTGTGGTGCCGTGAGGAGGCGCTGA
- a CDS encoding serine/threonine-protein kinase — protein MAEALPTGTVFRARYRITAVIGEGATGRVYQAEDLTIAGARWALKELSTDALSPEEGREAREFFQREFRILSGLNHTGLPKVVDCFPESSRHYLVMEYIEGENLEEKLSLREGSFSAEELMPWIFQIMDILEYLHSQSPPLIYRDLKPSNIVITAGGKAKLIDFGITRAFDPGKMRDTQAIGTPGFSAPEQYGTRQTDGRSDIYSLGATTFRLLSGENPQKFNFQFPPLLQVRSGLDPRLSLAVGKALEKEPERRFQSIAEMRAFLRKEEEGGSKAPQAPSAKKWQPLVLLTDEPWTLFLYLMTIVFCAVIPVVGSFICIAGFAGLAVLVLASLPAACFHMAKGEWRKAVNSLGVIAASLVLLLIPVFLLSPSLKGTGDRTMLDGCRENLKTIAAAIEVYSHENSGSSPPRLDALTPAYLQKIPSCPAAGKDTYRGSYTSAGADKYTFYCRGSSHGKLLSQPDYPRYSRKEGLVVDPSDL, from the coding sequence ATGGCAGAAGCGCTTCCCACCGGTACCGTCTTCAGAGCGAGATACAGGATAACTGCCGTCATAGGCGAGGGAGCCACCGGGCGGGTCTACCAGGCGGAAGATCTCACCATTGCCGGGGCGCGGTGGGCTCTGAAGGAGCTTTCAACAGATGCTCTCTCCCCTGAAGAAGGCCGTGAAGCCCGGGAGTTTTTCCAGAGAGAATTCAGGATCCTTTCTGGCCTCAATCACACGGGGCTTCCCAAGGTGGTGGACTGCTTCCCTGAGAGCAGCCGCCACTACCTGGTGATGGAGTATATCGAGGGGGAAAACCTGGAAGAGAAGCTCTCACTCCGCGAGGGCTCCTTTTCCGCAGAGGAGCTCATGCCCTGGATATTCCAGATTATGGACATCCTTGAGTATCTCCACAGCCAGAGCCCTCCCCTCATCTACCGCGACCTGAAGCCTTCCAACATCGTCATCACCGCGGGGGGGAAAGCCAAGCTCATAGACTTCGGCATCACAAGAGCCTTTGACCCGGGTAAAATGCGGGACACCCAGGCCATAGGGACCCCGGGCTTCTCTGCGCCCGAGCAGTACGGCACCAGGCAGACCGACGGGCGCTCCGACATATACTCCCTGGGAGCCACGACGTTCCGCCTCCTCTCGGGAGAGAATCCCCAGAAATTCAATTTCCAGTTTCCCCCCCTGCTCCAGGTGAGGAGCGGCCTTGATCCCCGCCTCTCCCTTGCAGTGGGGAAAGCCCTGGAGAAAGAGCCTGAGCGGCGCTTCCAGTCAATCGCCGAAATGAGGGCATTTCTCCGGAAAGAGGAGGAGGGGGGCAGCAAAGCCCCACAGGCGCCTTCCGCGAAAAAATGGCAGCCCCTGGTGCTTCTCACCGACGAACCCTGGACACTCTTCCTGTACCTGATGACCATTGTGTTCTGCGCGGTCATACCGGTTGTGGGATCATTCATATGCATTGCAGGCTTTGCGGGGCTTGCCGTGCTTGTGCTGGCCTCACTGCCGGCAGCCTGTTTCCATATGGCAAAAGGCGAGTGGCGCAAAGCTGTCAATTCGCTGGGAGTCATAGCAGCTTCCCTTGTGCTGCTGCTGATCCCGGTTTTTCTCCTCTCCCCCTCCCTCAAGGGCACCGGAGACCGCACAATGCTTGACGGCTGCAGGGAGAACCTGAAAACCATCGCCGCGGCCATTGAAGTCTATTCCCATGAAAATAGCGGGTCCTCTCCCCCGAGGCTCGATGCCCTCACCCCGGCGTATCTTCAGAAGATTCCCTCATGCCCCGCGGCGGGCAAAGACACTTACCGCGGAAGCTACACAAGCGCCGGTGCTGACAAATACACCTTTTACTGCAGGGGATCATCTCACGGGAAGCTGCTCTCCCAGCCTGATTATCCCCGTTACAGCAGAAAGGAGGGTCTCGTGGTGGACCCGTCGGATTTATGA
- a CDS encoding bifunctional DNA primase/polymerase: MFLQDYIPVYSERGLSAYVGPYDENPGSSGVSAVPSVKGFDVLYIRTGRAFNMLALEVDARACGQLASLLRDGSLEGIPRTPSVTAPDGRSTYLYSCRSITCEGIGHSLELTPGIIMRSDGGKVMIPPSCDHLGRPAVWHDEFWPRAGFPAAMVRILATLLMAEKEKASSSIELMRSWEGKEAGRLFPAKPGRALWVKLALQALN, encoded by the coding sequence GTGTTTCTTCAAGACTACATCCCTGTATATAGTGAGAGAGGACTTTCTGCTTACGTGGGCCCTTATGATGAGAACCCCGGGAGCTCAGGAGTATCTGCGGTACCTTCCGTGAAAGGCTTCGATGTGCTTTATATCCGCACAGGGAGGGCCTTTAACATGCTTGCCCTGGAAGTTGATGCCCGGGCCTGCGGGCAGCTTGCATCACTTCTCCGTGATGGCTCACTGGAAGGTATTCCAAGGACTCCCTCTGTCACTGCACCTGACGGGCGTTCGACGTACCTTTACTCCTGCAGAAGCATCACATGCGAAGGCATTGGCCATTCACTTGAACTCACACCGGGCATTATAATGAGAAGCGATGGGGGAAAGGTGATGATCCCTCCAAGCTGCGATCACCTGGGAAGGCCTGCAGTGTGGCACGATGAATTCTGGCCCCGTGCCGGGTTTCCCGCAGCCATGGTAAGAATATTAGCCACATTGCTTATGGCTGAGAAAGAAAAGGCTTCTTCATCCATTGAATTGATGCGCTCATGGGAAGGAAAGGAGGCGGGAAGGCTTTTTCCAGCAAAGCCGGGAAGGGCACTGTGGGTGAAGCTTGCCCTCCAGGCCCTCAACTGA
- a CDS encoding methyltransferase domain-containing protein: protein MSCHDRRFHEDQWANLLDKEREARWDRPAFLLKMGILPGQALLDLGCGPGFWTFHLAEAAGSTGLVWALDVSGRMLESLAEQNPPPQVKPLLCELPLITLPDASVDLVWASFIFHEVVPHADMAAEIRRVTRPGGKVAVLDWHPDAPSSKGPPRSERLTAGEIISFLTGAGFQKAEKIWESSDHYMVAAC, encoded by the coding sequence ATGAGTTGCCACGACCGCCGTTTTCATGAGGATCAATGGGCCAATTTGCTTGACAAGGAGAGGGAAGCCCGGTGGGACCGTCCCGCCTTTCTCCTGAAAATGGGCATCCTTCCCGGCCAGGCTCTCCTTGATCTTGGATGCGGCCCAGGGTTCTGGACCTTCCACCTTGCCGAGGCCGCAGGCTCCACGGGCCTTGTCTGGGCCCTCGATGTGAGCGGCAGGATGCTGGAAAGCCTCGCGGAACAAAACCCTCCGCCCCAGGTGAAGCCCCTTCTCTGCGAGCTTCCCCTCATCACCCTCCCCGACGCCTCCGTTGACCTTGTGTGGGCATCCTTTATCTTTCACGAGGTCGTTCCTCACGCCGATATGGCAGCAGAAATCCGCCGCGTAACCAGGCCGGGCGGCAAGGTGGCGGTGCTTGACTGGCACCCCGATGCGCCATCATCCAAGGGCCCTCCCCGCAGCGAGCGCCTGACGGCCGGTGAAATCATATCGTTTCTTACCGGTGCGGGATTTCAAAAGGCTGAAAAGATATGGGAAAGCAGTGACCATTACATGGTAGCTGCCTGCTGA
- a CDS encoding STAS domain-containing protein: protein MEIALREEKNIHIVTVSGKLDAVSVRDFDEKIQGLLESGALKMLFRLESLEYISSIGLRSFLQAAKTMKKQKGRIAFSGLQETTAKIFKIAGFYEILGIYSTEEEALAALV, encoded by the coding sequence ATGGAAATCGCCCTGCGGGAAGAGAAAAATATCCATATCGTGACGGTTTCGGGGAAACTTGATGCCGTTTCCGTGAGAGATTTTGATGAAAAGATACAGGGGCTTCTGGAAAGCGGCGCATTGAAAATGCTTTTCAGGCTTGAAAGCCTTGAATACATAAGCAGCATAGGGCTCAGGAGCTTTCTGCAGGCCGCAAAGACCATGAAAAAGCAGAAAGGCAGAATAGCCTTCTCGGGGCTTCAGGAGACGACTGCGAAGATTTTTAAAATTGCAGGGTTCTATGAAATCCTCGGCATTTACTCCACAGAAGAGGAAGCCCTGGCTGCGCTGGTCTGA